Proteins from a genomic interval of Nostoc sp. TCL240-02:
- a CDS encoding type I polyketide synthase, whose protein sequence is MIPNSENTNYRLLLENAILELRRMRSEVDTVEQLQKEPIAIIGMSCRLPGGVNNPEDYWNLLHNGVDAISKIPAQRWPVDEFYHPDPDVLGKMYTHHGGFLNEVDKFDAQFFGISPREAVSLDPQQRLLLEVSWEALENAGQATEKLNGSPTGVFVGLSMDDYSQLSFYGDRTQIDAYNTLSVLRSMAAGRLAYVLGLQGATMQLDTACSSSLLGVHLACQSLRSQECNMALAGGVNLILSPDPSIGLCKLKALSTDGRCKTFDASADGYGRGEGCGIVVLKRLSDALADGDPILALIRGSAYNHDGSSNGLTAPNGSAQEKLLRKALENANVQAHQIQYVETHGTGTPLGDPIEVLALGAVLGQGRSQDNPLTIGSVKTQVGHLESAAGVAGLMKVVLALQHAEIPPHLHFQQPNPYIPWEKLPVVVPTQPTKWPLGADGRRLAGVSSFGMSGTNVHLILEAAPDNNSKLKIENSKLIERPLHLLSLSAKTESALHSLVSRYESFLAGDSKANLADICFSANTGRSHFDHRFAVVAESTQDLRQQLAAFTAGKTPGVSGQLHNKKRPKIAFLFTGQGSQYIGMGRELYETQPTFRQTLDRCDEILRPYLEQPLLSVLYPESGTSPLNETAYTQPALFALEYAVSQLWKSWGIEPTVVMGHSLGEYVAACIAGVFSLEDGLKLVAARARLMQSLPQDGAMVNIFASEARVLAAIQPYANQVSIAAINGPESVVISGQHQAVAAAMSTLQSEGVNSVKLNVSHAFHSPLMEPVLAEFARIASEVSFSSPNIKLISNVTGTVVTTEITNAEYWVRHLRQSVRFASGMETLEQQGCEIFLEVGPKPILLEMGRKCLPEGVGVWLPSLRPGQSDWQQLLQSLQELYLRGASINWSGFDRDYPRRRLVLPNYPFQRQRYWVETSHRQQTLPAKASKILHPVLGQRLKLPFSPEIRFETQFSPNSPAYLEDHQLNEVKIVPGASYISMLLSAVKEVFPNESCIIEDLLFQNTLVCPDDGSTTVQLVLTPQTTEETSFQIISFLGGEAENEVNSWKTHGTGKVRLFSPVPNFVDVAEVKARCSQVLSGTQFYSSFQAVGYSWGTSFQWLENIWHQDGEAVCQMKLPQLPDELDNYQLYPGLIDSCLQLLNVCWDVNPAEQVQNDYMYIPFSIGSFRFYGRSHPGHQLWCHGQKTPTSNQQSLIGDVHLFDQNGQLIAEIIGFEVRKVRRATLLQSLQKDLGDWLYEVAWQSKPREQNHQLAQSQELGSWLIFADNQGTAVKLAKLLQERGDRTILVSPGAEYQADAEHYYINPSEPQDFQRLIQASLGNNQPPCRGVVYLWGLEHESIVDFQDTQVTGCGYVLHLVQALAKSTWSKYPRLWLVTRGSQPVEPMSDSLAITQAALWGLGRVIPLEHPELSCVRLDLDPVGNGNEVEELLAELCFPDQEDEVAFRQGVRKVSRLVRRQAQTPANQLAVGEDGTYLITGGLGALGLQVAQWIVAQGAKNLVLTSRRGVVGDTQVAINQLQQAGAKVLVVTADVSNTEDVAQMLEAIKASYPPLRGIFHAAGVLDDGVLLQQNWSRFAKVLAPKVQGAWNLHTLTKDLPLDFFVCFSSVASLLGSPSQGNYAAANAFMDALVHYRRGLGLPGLSINWGPWAEAGMAADLDSRSQQRIAESGFATMSSELGLQLLGDLLRQDATQVGVMSVNWEKFLQQFPPGGAAPLIADLAPQTQPQGNSAQSGKQLELLRQLEETIASDGLRPAIGDRQNVLIAYIQSEVAQVLRFEASDQPNPQQGFFDMGMDSLMSIELKNRLETSLGNSLPSTLTFEYPTIESLAEYLLNNVISLNVAEPVVVEPQIETEVQTNLLIDIQQYSEDELAALVDQELEALLGV, encoded by the coding sequence ATGATTCCTAATTCAGAGAATACAAATTATCGCTTGTTACTAGAAAATGCCATTTTAGAATTGCGGCGGATGCGGTCTGAAGTTGATACTGTTGAGCAATTACAGAAAGAACCCATCGCTATTATTGGGATGTCTTGCCGTTTACCTGGGGGTGTCAATAACCCAGAGGATTACTGGAATCTATTACATAATGGGGTAGATGCCATTAGCAAAATTCCTGCACAAAGATGGCCAGTAGATGAGTTTTATCATCCAGACCCCGATGTATTGGGGAAAATGTACACCCACCACGGCGGTTTTTTAAATGAGGTAGACAAGTTCGATGCTCAGTTCTTTGGCATCTCTCCCCGCGAAGCCGTCAGCCTCGACCCTCAACAGAGGCTACTTTTGGAAGTAAGCTGGGAAGCGCTAGAAAATGCTGGACAAGCAACAGAAAAGTTAAATGGCAGTCCTACAGGGGTATTCGTCGGGCTGTCTATGGATGACTACTCACAACTGAGCTTTTATGGCGATCGCACTCAAATTGATGCTTACAATACTTTAAGTGTTCTCAGAAGTATGGCAGCTGGGCGTTTGGCTTACGTCTTGGGTCTGCAAGGAGCTACCATGCAGTTAGATACAGCTTGCTCGTCTTCGCTGTTAGGGGTGCATCTAGCTTGCCAAAGCCTGCGTTCTCAAGAATGTAATATGGCTTTAGCTGGCGGTGTCAACCTGATTCTCTCACCAGATCCTTCCATTGGTCTGTGTAAATTAAAAGCTTTATCTACTGATGGTCGCTGTAAAACTTTTGATGCCAGCGCCGATGGTTACGGACGCGGAGAAGGATGTGGCATAGTAGTACTCAAACGTTTATCTGATGCTTTAGCTGATGGCGATCCTATCCTGGCATTGATTCGGGGTTCAGCATACAACCATGATGGCTCTAGTAATGGTCTGACAGCCCCCAATGGTTCTGCTCAAGAAAAATTACTTCGCAAAGCCTTAGAAAATGCCAACGTCCAAGCCCATCAGATTCAATATGTGGAAACTCACGGGACTGGTACACCTTTAGGCGATCCCATTGAGGTGTTAGCCTTGGGAGCAGTATTAGGTCAAGGTCGCTCCCAAGACAATCCCCTAACTATCGGTTCTGTCAAAACTCAGGTGGGTCATTTGGAATCAGCCGCCGGAGTTGCTGGATTAATGAAAGTTGTATTAGCTCTCCAGCACGCAGAGATACCACCACATTTACATTTTCAACAACCTAATCCCTATATTCCTTGGGAAAAACTGCCGGTTGTGGTTCCGACTCAGCCCACCAAGTGGCCATTAGGGGCAGATGGACGACGACTAGCTGGGGTCAGTTCCTTTGGCATGAGTGGTACAAATGTCCATCTGATTTTGGAAGCAGCACCAGATAACAATTCAAAATTGAAAATTGAAAATTCAAAATTAATTGAGCGTCCGCTTCATCTTTTGAGTTTATCGGCGAAAACTGAATCAGCACTACATTCACTTGTCAGCCGCTACGAATCCTTTTTGGCAGGTGATAGCAAAGCAAATCTAGCAGATATTTGTTTCAGCGCGAATACAGGGCGATCGCATTTTGACCATCGTTTTGCTGTTGTCGCTGAATCTACTCAAGACTTACGTCAACAATTGGCAGCTTTTACAGCAGGTAAAACCCCAGGTGTGAGCGGGCAATTACACAACAAAAAGCGCCCAAAAATTGCTTTTCTCTTTACCGGACAGGGTTCTCAGTATATAGGTATGGGGCGAGAACTCTACGAAACCCAACCAACATTCCGGCAAACTTTAGATCGTTGTGATGAAATTCTCCGTCCTTATTTAGAACAACCTTTACTGTCGGTTCTCTATCCTGAATCTGGGACTAGCCCTCTGAATGAGACCGCCTACACCCAACCAGCTTTATTTGCCCTAGAGTATGCAGTCTCCCAGTTATGGAAGTCTTGGGGCATAGAACCCACAGTAGTTATGGGGCATAGTTTGGGTGAGTATGTTGCCGCTTGTATAGCTGGAGTTTTTAGCCTGGAAGATGGACTAAAATTGGTTGCTGCCCGCGCTCGCCTCATGCAGTCATTACCTCAAGATGGGGCAATGGTCAATATATTCGCCTCAGAAGCGCGAGTATTGGCAGCTATTCAACCTTATGCCAATCAAGTATCGATTGCTGCCATTAACGGCCCGGAGAGTGTCGTTATTTCTGGACAGCATCAAGCAGTCGCAGCAGCGATGTCTACTCTCCAAAGCGAAGGCGTTAATAGTGTCAAATTAAACGTTTCCCATGCCTTCCACTCTCCTTTAATGGAACCAGTGTTGGCGGAATTTGCGCGCATCGCCTCAGAAGTCAGCTTCTCATCACCTAATATCAAACTGATTTCTAATGTTACTGGCACAGTAGTGACTACAGAAATCACCAATGCGGAATATTGGGTCAGACATTTGCGCCAGTCAGTGAGATTTGCTTCTGGGATGGAAACCCTTGAGCAGCAAGGTTGCGAAATTTTTCTAGAGGTCGGGCCAAAACCAATTTTACTGGAAATGGGTCGTAAGTGTCTCCCCGAAGGAGTAGGAGTGTGGCTCCCTAGTTTGCGCCCTGGACAGTCGGATTGGCAACAGCTACTTCAAAGCTTACAGGAATTATACTTACGTGGGGCATCAATCAACTGGTCGGGCTTTGATCGAGATTATCCCCGTCGTCGCCTAGTACTGCCAAATTATCCCTTCCAGCGCCAGCGTTACTGGGTTGAGACATCCCATCGCCAACAGACTTTACCCGCCAAGGCTAGCAAAATTCTCCATCCTGTACTCGGTCAACGGCTAAAATTACCCTTTTCTCCAGAAATTCGCTTTGAAACCCAATTTAGCCCCAATTCGCCTGCTTACCTAGAGGATCATCAATTAAACGAAGTCAAAATTGTTCCTGGTGCATCTTATATCTCGATGCTTCTATCCGCAGTTAAGGAGGTTTTCCCCAATGAATCTTGCATCATCGAAGATTTGTTGTTTCAAAATACGCTGGTTTGCCCAGATGACGGTAGTACAACAGTTCAGTTAGTTTTGACACCCCAAACAACAGAAGAGACTTCCTTTCAAATTATTAGTTTTTTAGGTGGAGAAGCAGAAAACGAGGTTAACTCTTGGAAAACACACGGCACAGGAAAAGTCCGGCTGTTCTCGCCAGTACCCAATTTCGTAGATGTGGCAGAAGTCAAGGCTAGATGTTCTCAAGTTTTATCGGGAACGCAATTTTACTCTAGTTTTCAAGCAGTTGGCTACAGTTGGGGAACTTCATTTCAATGGCTAGAAAATATTTGGCATCAGGATGGAGAAGCTGTATGTCAAATGAAACTACCCCAATTACCAGACGAACTCGATAACTATCAACTTTATCCGGGATTAATTGATTCATGCTTGCAACTACTCAACGTTTGCTGGGATGTTAATCCTGCCGAGCAAGTCCAGAATGACTATATGTACATTCCCTTTAGCATCGGTAGCTTTAGATTCTATGGTCGTTCCCATCCTGGTCATCAACTATGGTGTCATGGTCAGAAAACACCAACATCTAATCAGCAAAGCTTAATTGGTGACGTACATCTGTTCGACCAAAATGGGCAGTTAATCGCCGAAATCATCGGTTTTGAAGTGAGGAAAGTTCGTCGGGCAACTCTGCTGCAAAGTCTGCAAAAAGATTTAGGTGATTGGCTCTATGAAGTAGCTTGGCAATCAAAGCCTCGTGAGCAAAATCATCAGTTGGCACAGTCACAAGAGTTAGGAAGTTGGCTGATATTTGCTGATAACCAAGGAACAGCGGTTAAGTTGGCAAAACTACTCCAAGAACGTGGCGATCGCACTATCTTAGTTTCTCCTGGTGCCGAATATCAAGCCGATGCAGAACATTACTACATCAATCCCTCAGAACCACAAGATTTTCAGAGGTTAATTCAAGCAAGCTTAGGTAATAACCAACCTCCTTGCCGTGGGGTAGTATACCTGTGGGGGCTGGAGCATGAAAGCATTGTTGATTTCCAAGATACCCAGGTTACTGGCTGTGGTTATGTGCTGCATTTGGTTCAAGCCTTAGCAAAATCAACTTGGTCTAAGTATCCTCGTCTGTGGTTAGTTACCAGAGGAAGCCAGCCAGTAGAGCCAATGTCCGATTCCTTAGCCATAACTCAGGCTGCTTTGTGGGGCTTGGGACGTGTTATTCCCTTGGAACATCCAGAATTATCATGTGTGCGGTTGGATTTAGACCCAGTTGGTAATGGGAACGAAGTTGAAGAATTATTAGCAGAGTTGTGCTTCCCAGACCAAGAAGACGAAGTGGCATTTCGTCAAGGAGTGCGGAAAGTCTCCCGGTTGGTGCGTCGCCAAGCTCAAACCCCGGCGAATCAACTTGCAGTTGGTGAAGATGGGACTTATTTGATTACAGGTGGTTTAGGGGCGCTAGGGCTGCAAGTTGCCCAGTGGATAGTAGCACAAGGAGCCAAAAACTTAGTTTTAACTAGCAGGCGCGGAGTAGTTGGTGATACTCAAGTAGCTATCAATCAACTACAGCAAGCAGGGGCAAAAGTTCTAGTTGTCACAGCAGATGTGTCCAACACGGAAGATGTGGCTCAGATGTTAGAGGCAATCAAAGCCAGCTATCCACCTCTACGGGGTATTTTTCACGCGGCTGGTGTTTTAGATGACGGGGTATTACTGCAACAAAATTGGAGCCGCTTCGCGAAAGTGCTTGCTCCCAAGGTGCAAGGGGCATGGAATCTGCACACATTGACCAAAGACCTACCTTTAGATTTCTTTGTCTGCTTCTCCTCGGTCGCCTCATTACTTGGTTCACCCAGCCAAGGAAACTATGCAGCCGCTAATGCCTTCATGGATGCTTTAGTTCATTATCGTCGAGGTTTGGGTTTGCCAGGTTTGAGCATTAACTGGGGGCCTTGGGCAGAAGCAGGGATGGCAGCAGATTTAGACAGTCGTAGCCAACAGCGAATAGCTGAGAGTGGTTTTGCTACCATGTCCTCAGAATTGGGATTGCAACTACTGGGAGATTTATTGAGACAAGATGCCACCCAAGTTGGTGTGATGTCAGTCAATTGGGAAAAATTCCTCCAGCAATTCCCACCAGGAGGCGCAGCACCTTTAATTGCTGATTTAGCTCCCCAAACCCAGCCACAAGGCAATTCTGCACAATCAGGCAAACAACTTGAACTTCTGCGTCAATTAGAGGAAACTATTGCTAGCGATGGGCTGCGCCCCGCCATAGGCGATCGCCAGAATGTTTTAATTGCTTACATTCAAAGTGAGGTTGCCCAAGTTCTCAGGTTTGAAGCATCTGATCAACCAAATCCGCAACAGGGCTTTTTCGATATGGGGATGGACTCTCTCATGTCCATCGAGTTGAAGAACCGACTAGAAACCAGCTTAGGAAATTCTCTACCTTCGACTTTGACCTTTGAATATCCCACAATTGAATCCTTGGCTGAATATCTGCTCAACAATGTAATTTCCTTGAATGTAGCAGAGCCAGTTGTGGTGGAGCCGCAAATAGAGACTGAAGTGCAAACTAATTTGTTAATAGATATTCAGCAGTATTCTGAAGACGAATTAGCAGCATTAGTTGACCAAGAATTAGAGGCTTTGCTTGGTGTCTGA